The Camelus dromedarius isolate mCamDro1 chromosome 1, mCamDro1.pat, whole genome shotgun sequence genome has a window encoding:
- the LOC116156322 gene encoding uncharacterized protein LOC116156322: MKWGAYLKQRAQYTTSPLAAKLQQVLGPMRFVAPDVQTLPQQGVDPVPSPFREGKGPPPETAWYTDGSCKGSPPTWVAVALHPATKAFWYETGEGQSSQWAELWAVWLVLINKPSPLQICTDSWAIYRGLTLWIPQWALQNWMIGHRPLWGQQMWKQLWDKGQKGQYTVYHVPGHRPALAPDNDAADALAQLRPVQAMVPGPDIGPWLHKKLGHIGSYTMRQVADRWGLHLSHSKAKDAMRHVHGVLSTTRTDSDGPNRWGRLHGKFSHCRSPISTTGHLSKDCQLLP; this comes from the exons ATGAAGTGGGGTGCTTATTTGAAACAGAGAGCCCAGTACACCACTAGCCCCTTGGCTGCAAAGTTGCAGCAGGTGTTAGGGCCTATGAGATTTGTTGCGCCTGATGTACAGACGCTCCCACAACAAGGGGTGGACCCTGTGCCCAGTCCCTTTCGTGAAGGGAAAGGGCCACCCCCGGAAACTGCTTGGTATACTGATGGATCTTGTAAGGGCAGTCCGCCCACTTGGGTTGCAGTAGCACTGCACCCTGCCACTAAAGCCTTCTGGTATGAGACCGGAGAAGGCCAATCCAGCCAATGGGCTGAGTTATGGGCAGTATGGCTGGTGTTGATAAATAAACCTAGCCCCTTGCAGATTTGTACAGATAGTTGGGCCATATATCGAGGCCTTACATTGTGGATACCCCAATGGGCCCTGCAAAACTGGATGATTGGACACCGGCCCCTGTGGGGACaacagatgtggaaacagttATGGGACAAAGGACAAAAAGGCCAGTATACTGTTTACCACGTACCAGGGCACCGCCCAGCCCTGGCACCGGACAATGATGCTGCTGACGCGCTAGCCCAACTCCGTCCTGTACAGGCTATGGTCCCAGGACCCGATATAGGTCCCTGGCTCCATAAAAAACTTGGTCATATTGGCTCATACACAATGAGGCAGGTAGCCGATCGGTGGGGCCTGCACCTGAGCCACAGTAAAGCCAAAGATGCCATGCGGCACGTCCATGGTGTGCTAAGCACCACCCGCACCGACAGCGATGGCCCCAACAGATGGGGAAGATTGCACGGGAAATTCAGCCACTGCAG ATCACCAATATCCACAACAGGGCACCTATCCAAAGACTGCCAGCTACTTCCATGA